From the genome of Alosa alosa isolate M-15738 ecotype Scorff River chromosome 20, AALO_Geno_1.1, whole genome shotgun sequence, one region includes:
- the LOC125285487 gene encoding proline-rich protein 15, with protein sequence MTDKSPWWRSFVGKRRSAARESAREAMLAQQQAQAPQPQTSTQTQSVESPQPSAELTHTTTADHTPAAATEPQRPCSEKRNNSAADLEPTFNESTNRRNLRVSRSGRFKERKRVRVSLLQDEEEHTDKSSDKEDASAQGQ encoded by the coding sequence ATGACTGACAAAAGCCCTTGGTGGAGGTCATTTGTGGGCAAGAGAAGGAGCGCTGCCCGAGAGTCCGCGAGGGAGGCCATGCTCGCTCAGCAGCAAGCCCAGGCCCCCCAGCCTCAAACCTCCACTCAGACGCAGTCGGTGGAGAGCCCACAGCCTTCTGCAGAACTCACCCATACAACCACCGCTGATCACACTCCTGCCGCAGCCACCGAACCACAGAGGCCCTGCTCTGAGAAGAGGAACAACAGTGCGGCTGACCTGGAGCCTACCTTCAACGAGTCGACCAATCGGCGTAACCTGCGTGTGTCCCGCTCAGGACGCTTCAAGGAGAGGAAGCGGGTTCGAGTGAGTCTTCTTCAGGACGAAGAGGAGCACACTGACAAGTCCTCAGATAAAGAGGATGCTAGTGCACAAGGCCAATAG
- the tax1bp1a gene encoding tax1-binding protein 1 homolog A, with translation MMSSFREAATSPGCGPLVKGNVSIETSSFAHVIFQNVGKSFLPQAPLECHYTLTPALTPHPKDWVGIFKVGWSTARDYYTFLWSPMPENYVEGSTVHRVIVFQGYYVPRSDGEFYQFCYVTHGGEIRGASTPFQFRQAMPSGEELLTVEDEGNSDILVVTTKTGLLEQRVCVAQQECMELQQRMCVLQREKEQVQAEHRRLQRDREDERETYTQIHTHNKELLHLCEAEREELRRRLQESKERTQQLEEEQQTLKDKLHKVTLEKESLESQLKAERAERDLHKAHVRSAELENTKLTAELQMLKAMELNREVTIAQYQEELQRLRTADIGEAVRLKEHLKQAEAKLQCSQQEAVLLGADLRTASSRCEQTASELQRVQREADALRASLSEVQAQSQSAHSQLDRLRHVASQMEGAPSCAVSQVEAELHKEVDELKVRLQMAAEHYKEKYRECQKLRKQVKQLSQQPQGPPAESPDQVEPGGSAGQSPDQVEPGGSAGQSPDQVEPGDPKRNYGEMATEMIQETISPSTEMPVADKLPAALDSPHTEESPVRERGGAGEATDEKESESDDDGENREDSHSDGGKEEVEVAEGEQERRDEGADLAMMEETWKEQCSININISQLLRAQLEEKTREVTALRESLSDVMREKERLEKELRVFVAVQRPESSGDAVALLYPLPYTQEHPPPPLIQQRPADLQYGNPYARDHVDGATVSSGGAGAEGVVCMQPSRGLSLPDGLENVFQEPSESGSGETREVFGHRSPKNTEKRTSFCFDTSSEVQKRCPLCEVIFPPQFEQRSFEQHVESHWRVCPVCSEQFPLHTQQLLYERHVLTHFDGNVLNFD, from the exons ATGATGTCATCATTCAGAGAGGCTGCAACATCTCCTGGCTGTGGCCCTTTAGTTAAGGGCAATGTTTCCATAGAGACGTCCAGCTTTGCTCACGTGATCTTCCAGAATGTGGGGAAGAGTTTCCTGCCTCAGGCTCCTCTGGAGTGCcactacacactcactcctGCTCTAACGCCCCATCCCAAAGATTGGGTTGGCATCTTTAAA GTCGGCTGGAGCACAGCGAGAGATTACTACACATTCCTGTGGTCTCCTATGCCTGAGAATTATGTAGAAGGCTCAACTGTCCATAGAGTCATAGTGTTCCAGG GTTACTATGTTCCACGTAGTGATGGAGAGTTCTATCAGTTCTGTTATGTGACTCACGGGGGAGAGATTCGTGGAGCGAGCACGCCTTTCCAGTTCCGACAGGCCATGCCCTCCGGGGAGGAGTTGCTGACCGTGGAGGACGAGGGCAATTCAGACATCCTGGTGGTGACCACCAAGACTGGACTCCTCGAG cagcgtgtgtgtgtggcgcaacAGGAGTGCATGGAGCTGCAGCAGAGGATGTGTGtcctgcagagagagaaggagcaggTGCAGGCTGAGCACCGGAGACtccagagggacagagaggacgAGAGGGAGACCTacacgcagatacacacacacaacaag gagcTGCTACATCTGtgtgaggcagagagggaggagctGAGGAGAAGACTGCAGGAGTCAAAGGAACGAACTCAGCAACTGGAGGAGGAGCAACAGAC TCTGAAGGACAAGCTTCACAAGGTCACACTGGAGAAAGAGAGTCTGGAGTCTCAGCTGAAGGCTGAGAGAGCTGAGAGGGATCTCCATAAG gccCATGTGCGGAGTGCAGAGCTGGAGAACACTAAGCTGACCGCAGAGCTGCAGATGCTGAAGGCCATGGAGCTGAACCGGGAGGTGACCATCGCCCAGTACCAAGAGGAGCTGCAGAGACTCCGAACTGCAGACATA gGTGAGGCTGTTCGTTTGAAGGAGCATCTAAAGCAGGCGGAGGCGAAGCTTCAGTGCTCCCAGCAGGAGGCTGTGCTTCTGGGGGCGGACCTGCGCACTGCCTCCAGCAGGTGTGAGCAGACTGCGTCCGAGCTCCAGAGGGTCCAGCGGGAGGCTGATGCCCTGCGTGCTAGCCTGTCGGAGGTCCAGGCCCAGAGCCAGAGTGCCCACTCTCAGCTGGACAGGTTGAGACATGTCGCCAGTCAGATGGAG GGGGCGCCCTCCTGCGCCGTGTCCCAGGTGGAGGCAGAGCTCCATAAGGAGGTGGACGAGCTGAAGGTTCGTCTGCAGATGGCCGCTGAGCACTACAAGGAGAAGTACCGCGAGTGCCAGAAGCTACGCAAGCAGGTCAAGCAGCTGAGCCAGCAGCCTCAGGGGCCTCCGGCCGAGAGTCCCGATCAGGTGGAACCAGGGGGGAGTGCCGGACAGAGTCCCGATCAGGTGGAACCAGGGGGGAGTGCCGGACAGAGTCCCGATCAGGTGGAACCAGGG GATCCAAAGAGAAATTATGGTGAGATGGCAACTGAAATGATCCAGGAGACCATCTCACCCAGCACAGAGATGCCTGTTGCAG ATAAACTGCCCGCTGCGCTAGATTCCCCCCACACTGAAGAGAGtccagtaagagagagaggtggagcagGAGAAGCGACGGACGAAAAAGAGTCGGAGAGCGACGACgatggagagaacagagaagacAGCCACAGTGACGGAGGTAAAGAGGAAGTAGAGGTAGCAGagggagaacaggagaggagagatgagggtgCTGACCTAGCCATGATGGAGGAGACCTGGAAAGAGCAGTGCtccatcaacatcaacatctcCCAACTGCTGAGG gctcAGCTGGAGGAAAAGACCAGAGAAGTGACGGCACTGAGAGAGAGCCTGTCTGATGTGATGCGGGAGAAGGAGAGACTGGAGAAG gagctGCGGGTGTTTGTGGCGGTGCAGAGGCCAGAGAGCTCTGGGGATGCCGTGGCGCTGCTCTACCCTCTCCCCTACACCCAGGAGCACCCGCCACCCCCACTCATCCAGCAGAGGCCTGCTGACCTGCAGTACGGCAACCCCTACGCCAGAG ACCATGTAGATGGTGCTACTGTGTCCTCTGGTGGAGCAGGTGCTGAGGGAGTGGTATGTATGCAACCATCTCGTGGTCTGAGTCTTCCTGATGGCCTCGAGAACGTCTTTCAAGAGCCCAGCGAA aGTGGGAGTGGGGAAACTCGTGAGGTGTTTGGCCATCGCAGTCCCAAAAACACGGAGAAGAGAACCAGCTTCTGCTTTGATACCAG TTCTGAGGTGCAGAAGCGCTGTCCGCTGTGTGAAGTGATCTTCCCCCCCCAGTTTGAGCAGCGCAGCTTCGAGCAGCACGTGGAGTCCCACTGgcgtgtgtgtcctgtgtgcagCGAGCAgtttcccctccacacacagcagctgCTCTACGAGAGACACGTGCTCACGCATTTTGATGGGAATGTTCTCAACTTCGACTAG
- the cdca5 gene encoding sororin has protein sequence MESKNGSPPRRRSARLSTPEEKPPVRKTFTVKKIVPRKTQTSEVNKENVERLSNVPEKRPKVSTPTPAEVPSPRPTILSPILPIRSVSPPPSATETARDEVWSQKVRRSYSRLSGDASFSSPRQQGLGSPVPSRRETLFGFEEMATPKVMRSMSLSASASAPQASSSLCGVTLNLSEVEDSLNRSQDPDMNIPGVAMPKKQSRKKRVQPMKSSELDVLAAQMNAEFAEAEDFELLVE, from the exons ATGG aGTCCAAAAATGGCAGCCCTCCACGCAGACGGTCGGCTAGGCTTTCTACACCAGAGGAAAAACCTCCCGTG AGAAAAACATTCACCGTTAAGAAAATTGTGCCACGGAAAACACAG ACCTCAGAGGTTAACAAGGAGAATGTTGAAAGACTGTCCAATGTACCCGAGAAGAGGCCAAAAGTCTCTACACCAACACCTGCAGAGGTCCCATCGCCCAGGCCCACCATCCTGTCACCGATCCTGCCCATCCGGAGcgtctcccctccaccctcggCCACAGAGACGGCTCGGGATGAGGTGTGGAGCCAGAAGGTGCGGCGCTCTTATAGTCGCCTGAGTGGGGACGCTTCGTTCAGCAGCCCGCGGCAGCAAGGCTTGGGCTCGCCGGTGCCCTCGCGACGGGAGACTCTGTTTGGGTTTGAGGAGATGGCGACTCCCAAGGTTATGCGGTCCATGTCCCTGTCTGCGTCTGCGTCAGCCCCCCAAGCTTCGTCCTCGCTGTGTGGAGTGACATTAAACCTGTCGGAGGTGGAGGACAGCCTGAATCGCTCGCAAGACCCCGACATGAACATCCCAGGTGTGGCTATGCCGAAGAAACAGTCCAGGAAAAAGAGAGTACAGCCAATGAAA TCATCTGAACTAGATGTCCTTGCTGCCCAGATGAATGCTGAATTTGCTGAGGCAGAAGACTTCGAGTTGCTGGTGGAATAG